One stretch of Flavobacterium sp. 9 DNA includes these proteins:
- a CDS encoding aldo/keto reductase, producing the protein MKYTTLPNTDIKVSKINLGTMTFGQQNTEAEGHQQMDYALERGVNFFDTAEMYSVPAREETYGSTEKIIGTWFKKSGNRDKVVLASKIAGPNPNFTYMREKGDFSPESIKYAVENSLKRLQTDYIDLYQMHWPERLTNYFGQRGFKDHDAIWEDNFRTVLETFDELIKEGKIKHIGVSNENAWGMMRFLEESKYHNLPRIKTVQNPYNLLNRLFEVGSAEVSKYENVGLLAYSPLAFGVLTGKFLTGEAHPNARINLFPQYTRYNSEQCTQATKLYQEIAHKHGLTLTELAMGFVLQQPFLTSAIIGATTMEQLKENIDTIDVFLSKEILTEIAAVQAIIPDPAP; encoded by the coding sequence ATGAAATACACAACATTACCCAACACGGATATAAAAGTTAGTAAAATAAACCTCGGAACGATGACTTTCGGGCAACAAAATACCGAAGCGGAAGGACATCAACAAATGGATTATGCACTTGAAAGAGGCGTTAATTTTTTTGATACTGCCGAAATGTATTCTGTTCCGGCACGTGAAGAAACTTACGGAAGTACAGAGAAAATAATCGGAACCTGGTTTAAGAAATCGGGAAATCGTGACAAAGTGGTTTTGGCATCTAAAATTGCGGGCCCAAATCCGAATTTCACGTATATGCGTGAAAAGGGAGATTTTTCTCCGGAAAGTATTAAATATGCTGTAGAAAATAGTTTAAAACGTCTGCAAACAGATTATATCGACTTATATCAAATGCATTGGCCGGAAAGATTGACGAATTATTTTGGACAACGCGGATTTAAAGATCATGATGCAATTTGGGAAGATAATTTCAGAACCGTTTTAGAAACTTTTGACGAATTAATCAAAGAAGGAAAAATAAAACACATTGGAGTTTCTAACGAAAATGCTTGGGGAATGATGCGTTTTCTGGAAGAAAGCAAATATCACAACTTACCAAGAATCAAAACGGTTCAAAATCCTTATAACTTATTGAATCGCCTTTTTGAAGTTGGTTCTGCCGAAGTTTCTAAATATGAAAATGTTGGTTTATTGGCTTATTCTCCTTTGGCTTTTGGAGTTTTAACGGGTAAGTTTTTAACTGGAGAAGCACATCCAAACGCGAGAATCAATCTTTTTCCGCAATACACACGTTATAATAGTGAACAATGTACACAGGCAACAAAATTGTATCAGGAAATCGCTCATAAACATGGTTTGACTTTAACCGAACTGGCAATGGGTTTTGTGTTGCAACAACCGTTTTTAACGAGTGCTATTATTGGTGCAACAACAATGGAACAATTAAAAGAAAACATCGATACAATTGATGTGTTTTTATCAAAAGAAATTTTAACTGAGATTGCTGCAGTTCAGGCGATAATTCCTGATCCTGCACCGTAA